Genomic segment of Saprospira sp. CCB-QB6:
AGGCAAAGCGAATATGTTTGGGCAGAGGGGCTTCCTGCTCTTCATGTAGGCCCATATTATGGCTGATGTGTGTGATAAAGGCTCTTTTTGGAGCGATGCGTTTAATCTCTTCTAGGGCTTGGGCCAGCGTAATATGAGAATAATGTTCTTCGTGGTGCAGGGCACTAATGACCAAAGTATCGAGTCCCTGCAAATAGGTGTATTGGTCCTCAGACATAGCCTTAAAATCGGTCAGATAAGCAAAATTGCCGATGCGGTAGCCCATCACGGGCAGGCGGCCGTGGCTATATTCCACGGGCATCCAATCTAGGCCGATCAGTGAAAAAGGCTGATTTTTTTCTACTGTTTGCAAGAGGACCTTGGGCACACCGGGATAATCGGCGGCAAAAATGTAGGCAAAGCTCTCTTTGAGGGCCTTTTGGACGCGGGTCGTGGCATAGAGCGGCATATCCATTTCATGTCGAAAATTAAAGGGGCGGACATCATCTAGGCCAGCCACATGATCTCGGTGTTCATGCGTAATGACGAGAGCCTCGATTCGGTCTACGTTAGCGGCCAGCATTTGAGCTCTAAAATCGGGGCCGCTATCAATGACCACTGCTTGGCCCTGATGTTCTATCAGGATAGAAACTCGCAGGCGTTGATTTCGGGGATCTTTGGATTGGCAAACCTCGCAATCGCAGCCAATTACTGGAATGCCTTGAGAGGTTCCCGTTCCTAAAAATCGAATTTTCATAGTTTATAGCTTTAACGCAGTAAAAAGAGGGAGCCCTTTTGCTGCTTGTCTTTGCCCGCTTCTAATTGATATTGGGCCAAATAAATATAGACACCTTGAGGGGCGGGTTGACCGTTGATTTTGCCATCCCAACCCTGCATAATATCTACAGATTCAAAAATTAGGGCGCCATAGCGATCATAAATTTGTAGGCGGTAATTGCCTATATTTTGGCCAAAGGCTGCTCGAGGTCTAAACAGAGGGTTTCGGCCATCGGGAGCTAGGGCATTGGGAAAATGGAGCAAGGCTCTTTGGCTCAAGCAAAACTCATTGGAACGGCTCGACCAAAAGCGGTATTGGCCGTTGGCTAGTTTTAGGCGGCCCTCGGCCTGTACATAATAACAGCGGTTGGCCTGTTCTGGATTAGTTAAATCCACAGGATCTAAAAATGTTCGCTGGCTGCTATCTAAAAAACTAATTTGTTGCCATTGGCCTTGCTCCAAAGCATAGAGCTGATAAAACTCGGCTTCTAAGCTATCGCCTTCTAGCGGCAACCAATCTAAGCGGTTTTCAAAATTATCTAGGGCCTCGCCTCTTAGCTCTAGACTAAGCGCTTGATTGCTCGAATAGCTTAGGCCACAAAGATCTCTAGCAATAACTCGGTAATAATAGGGCCCCGCAGCACTGTCTATCCCCAGATCCAAATAGCTATTCTGCTGATTAGTTTGTACGGGAATCACTAAGCGATCCTCCCAGTTTTGCCCATCGGTAGAGCGTTGTAATCGACCTTCGGCAAAATCGCTATCCAAATCCCAGCGCCAGTGCACTTCTATACCAGCATTGGCGGGGGTATAACTGAGCTCCGTCAATTCTAAAAAGTCAATGGGGCGATTGGCCGAGATATTAAAATCTAAGATATTGCTATTGGCTCGATAACTACCATTTTCCTCCATGGCTTCTATCCAAAAACGCAGGCTTTGGCCATCCTCCGCCCCCAAGTAACTATAGCTATTGCTATTCACGGTATCTATCAGTTGGGGACTACCCCCATTTTCTTGCATCCAAACCAAATAGCCCGCCACCCCATCGGCCCAATTTTCATAGGGGTTCCAGTTTAAATCTAAACGGCGGCTACAAGGCTCAAAGCTAGACGATAAAAACATAGAACTATGTGGACCAGTGGTACCATCTACAGACGTACCCTCTCCCAATGGACCTTTATTACAATTGCTCACGGCAACTATGGCATAGCGCACCAATAAATCCGCAGAATTGACATCCGTGAACTGCGTACCCGTTACTAATTGGTTATTTGCAGGATAAGGGAAAAAATTACCCGATCCATAGGGATTCTCTTTATAAATCTGATAACCAATAATGCCTGGGCTCGGACTAGCCGACCAGCTCAAAACAGGCACACCCGTCTGCAAATCTACAGACTGAAGATTGGGCGTGATGGGCCGAGCATTATCTATCACCGTAGAACGAGTTAAAATACTCGCCCCACAAAGTAGCCCCACTTGATAAAAACGGTTTCCCCCACTTCCATATAAATACAACTCGCCCAACTGAGCAGGATCTGTAATAGTATCTATCGGCTGCAAATTGCTAGCAGTAGGTCCAGAAAAAACCACATAGGCCGTGAAATTTGCACAAAGATTGGAGGAGGACCAAGTCAAAGAATCATTGCTACTACCTGTCAACTGCCGAGCACAAAGATCAAAAACAGCCGCCTGTCCCCTCCCCTGCTCAGGCAAAAGACAGAGGAAAAACAAGAAGCCAAAGAAATATAAATAGATATCGCGCATAAAATTCATCCTGATTTATCGAACTGCAAGAGCTCAAATTTAAAGATAATCAAAAAGGAATAAAGGCCGAAAAGCCCGCTTTACTGCAGCATTAACGATTGGCCCCAGTCAAAGATTATGAACGCAATTTCTCCAAATCCCTAAAATAAGCGTTAAAACTTAATGGAAAACTTGGAAAACTGAAACAAAGTCTATACATTTAATGTATATACATCAATATTATGAAACGGAAAGATTTTGTCAAATGGCTAGCACTTAGCCCATTCTTATTTGCTATGCAACCACTATCTAAATTAGGCAACTGGAGCGACTCGCTCGACAACAGCGCCAAAATGCCCGTCCTATTTTTAGGACACGGTAGCCCCATGAATGCGATCGAAGAGAATCAATTCGTGCGCAACTTTAGAGATTTGGGTAAAAAATTGCCCAAGCCTAAGGCAATTCTTTGCGTTTCGGCTCACTGGCTCACGCAAGGGACCAAAATCATGGCTTCTGATCCGCCCAAAACAATTCACGATTTTGGCGGCTTCCCTCAAGCCCTCTTTGATGTGCAATATCCCGCTCCTGGCGACCAACAACTGGCCCGCGAGGTCCGTGATATGGTCGGTGGCGATTTGGACCACAGCTGGGGGCTCGATCACGGTTCTTGGTCGGTCATCAAGCACCTCTATCCCAAGGCCGATGTGCCCGTCATCCAGATGAGCATTGATTATAATAAACCCGCCAGCTACCATTTTGAGTTGGCCAAAAAGCTACAACAGCTCCGCCACAAAGGCGTGTTGATCGTAGGAAGCGGTAATATTATTCATAACCTCCGCCAGGTCAATTTTTCTAAAATCAATACGATTGGTTATGGCTACGACTGGGCCAAGGAGGTCCACGCCAAAACGGGCCAATACCTCAAGGACCAAAATTATCAGGCCCTCATTGACTATAAAAAGGGCGGCAAAGCCTTTGAATTGGCCATCCCCACCCCCGACCACTATTTTCCCATGATCTACAGCATCGGCCTAGCCGACAAAAACGATCAAATCCGCCTGTTCAATGATGAACTTTTGGGCGGTAGCCTCAATATGACTTCTTTCATTTTGGGCGAGGGAATTTAATTTTTTTGGGGGCTGCCCCGCCCTGCGGGCGGGTCGGGCTGTGTCGCGGCTCGCTTTTCGCTCGGCCCTTCGCCAGCTCTGCTGGCTCGGTCTGACCTACGGCCACCCCTTTCACATCGCTAGGCCTGCGGGCCTTCGGCCCTGCAAAACGCAAATAAAGGAGCAAAACTTCGGTTTTGCTCCTTTTTTCTTTTAAGGCAAGGCCTTAAAAGAATACCCCTTTGCGCTAAAATATGCCAAGAGCTCTGGCAACAAAACTCGAAGATGAGCGCCCGCCTTCAGGCTATCATGCAAGACGATAATGCTTCCATCTTGGGCCTTTTTTTTGAGCAGCTGCATAGATTGTTGGGGGCTTCTTTGGGCATCAAAATCGCCAGGAATAATTTCCCAAGCAATGATTTCATAGCCTTTGGCCCGAATGGCCTTGGCTTGGCTAGGCCGAATGCGGCCGTAAGCTGGCCGAAAATAACGGGATTGGATAAACTGCTCGGCCTTTTCCAAATCGGCTAGATAATCGACAGTACTGCTTTTCCAGCCATTGAGGTGGGCATAGCCGTGCATAGCCAAACAATGCCCTTCGGCTAGGGTGGCTTGGGCCAAAGCGGGCAAGGCCGCTACATTTTTGCCTAAGCAAAAAAAGCTAGCTTTCGCTTGATAGCTAGCGAGTTGGTCCAAAATCCAGCGGCTGTGTTCTGTTGTGGGCCCATCATCGAAAGTAAGGTAGAGGCAAGGCCCAGTAGAAGAAGCTGGATAATGCGTGCGCATAGTCGAAAAAAAGCGCTGCCAAAAGCGGGGCGTATATTTAGGATACCACATCTCTATTCCAGATTTCCCAAGATTTTTCGGCTTGTCCAATGAGCATAGGCAAGCCATTTAATGTTTTGGCGCCTTGTTCGGCCCCTTTTTGCAAAAATAGCGTTTGGGCTGGATTGTAAATGAGGTCGTACAAATAATGATTGGGACCAAGGGCTTCATAGGGTAAAGCTGGGGCCTGATCTATTTTGGGGTACATGCCCAGGGGCGTTGTATTCACAATCAATTGATAATCTTGTAGGAGTTCGGCACTCAGGTCTCTGTAGCTCAGTTGCCAGCGTTCGGGGGTTCTGGAAACCACCTTATGCGGAATCGCTTCTAATTCTAGGGCGTGGGCCACCGCTCGGGCAGCTCCGCCATGGCCCAAAACTAGGGCTTGTAGGGCGGGCCCCTCTCCTAGTAGCTCTTGCAAACCTAAGCGAAAGCCCATCACATCAGTATTATGCCCCATGAGCTGGCCATTGGGCAAAAACTGAATACAATTGACGGCCCCCACGGCCACGGCCGTAGGCGCTAAAACCGAGAGATAAGGAATC
This window contains:
- a CDS encoding MBL fold metallo-hydrolase, with protein sequence MKIRFLGTGTSQGIPVIGCDCEVCQSKDPRNQRLRVSILIEHQGQAVVIDSGPDFRAQMLAANVDRIEALVITHEHRDHVAGLDDVRPFNFRHEMDMPLYATTRVQKALKESFAYIFAADYPGVPKVLLQTVEKNQPFSLIGLDWMPVEYSHGRLPVMGYRIGNFAYLTDFKAMSEDQYTYLQGLDTLVISALHHEEHYSHITLAQALEEIKRIAPKRAFITHISHNMGLHEEQEAPLPKHIRFAYDGLEIEVD
- a CDS encoding gliding motility-associated C-terminal domain-containing protein, whose translation is MNFMRDIYLYFFGFLFFLCLLPEQGRGQAAVFDLCARQLTGSSNDSLTWSSSNLCANFTAYVVFSGPTASNLQPIDTITDPAQLGELYLYGSGGNRFYQVGLLCGASILTRSTVIDNARPITPNLQSVDLQTGVPVLSWSASPSPGIIGYQIYKENPYGSGNFFPYPANNQLVTGTQFTDVNSADLLVRYAIVAVSNCNKGPLGEGTSVDGTTGPHSSMFLSSSFEPCSRRLDLNWNPYENWADGVAGYLVWMQENGGSPQLIDTVNSNSYSYLGAEDGQSLRFWIEAMEENGSYRANSNILDFNISANRPIDFLELTELSYTPANAGIEVHWRWDLDSDFAEGRLQRSTDGQNWEDRLVIPVQTNQQNSYLDLGIDSAAGPYYYRVIARDLCGLSYSSNQALSLELRGEALDNFENRLDWLPLEGDSLEAEFYQLYALEQGQWQQISFLDSSQRTFLDPVDLTNPEQANRCYYVQAEGRLKLANGQYRFWSSRSNEFCLSQRALLHFPNALAPDGRNPLFRPRAAFGQNIGNYRLQIYDRYGALIFESVDIMQGWDGKINGQPAPQGVYIYLAQYQLEAGKDKQQKGSLFLLR
- the ygiD gene encoding 4,5-DOPA dioxygenase extradiol, which codes for MKRKDFVKWLALSPFLFAMQPLSKLGNWSDSLDNSAKMPVLFLGHGSPMNAIEENQFVRNFRDLGKKLPKPKAILCVSAHWLTQGTKIMASDPPKTIHDFGGFPQALFDVQYPAPGDQQLAREVRDMVGGDLDHSWGLDHGSWSVIKHLYPKADVPVIQMSIDYNKPASYHFELAKKLQQLRHKGVLIVGSGNIIHNLRQVNFSKINTIGYGYDWAKEVHAKTGQYLKDQNYQALIDYKKGGKAFELAIPTPDHYFPMIYSIGLADKNDQIRLFNDELLGGSLNMTSFILGEGI
- a CDS encoding polysaccharide deacetylase family protein, with protein sequence MWYPKYTPRFWQRFFSTMRTHYPASSTGPCLYLTFDDGPTTEHSRWILDQLASYQAKASFFCLGKNVAALPALAQATLAEGHCLAMHGYAHLNGWKSSTVDYLADLEKAEQFIQSRYFRPAYGRIRPSQAKAIRAKGYEIIAWEIIPGDFDAQRSPQQSMQLLKKKAQDGSIIVLHDSLKAGAHLRVLLPELLAYFSAKGYSFKALP
- a CDS encoding shikimate dehydrogenase family protein — its product is MQLYGLLGKSLQHSFSPNYFNQKFVKAGLSAEYKAFPLDQIEALPELLAQYPQLQGLNVTIPYKQAVIPYLSVLAPTAVAVGAVNCIQFLPNGQLMGHNTDVMGFRLGLQELLGEGPALQALVLGHGGAARAVAHALELEAIPHKVVSRTPERWQLSYRDLSAELLQDYQLIVNTTPLGMYPKIDQAPALPYEALGPNHYLYDLIYNPAQTLFLQKGAEQGAKTLNGLPMLIGQAEKSWEIWNRDVVS